CTTCGCCATGCACGAGGCGGCGCTCGCGATCGGGATGATCCTGCAGCGCTTCAAGCTGCTCGACGTGCATCGCTACCAGATGCATCTGAAGGAGACGCTGACCGTCAAGCCCGACGGCTTCAGGATCAAGGTGCGGCCGCGCGACGACAGGGATCGCGGCGCGTTCGCTGGCAGCGCCGGCGCGGTTGCGGCCGCGCCGAAGGCACCACGCGCGCCGACCACGCGTCCCGGCCATAACACGCCGATGCTGGTGCTCTACGGCTCCAACCTCGGCTCGGCCGAGGAACTGGCGACCCGCATGGCCGATCTCTCCGAGATCAATGGTTTCGCCACCCGGCTCGGCCCGCTGGACGACTATGTCGGCAAACTGCCGGAGGAGGGCGGCGTGCTGATCATCTGCGCCTCCTACAACGGCGCGGCGCCCGACAACGCCACGCAATTCGTCAAATGGCTCGAGAGCGACCTGCCGAAGGACGCTTTCGCCAAGGTGCGTTATGCGGTGTTCGGCTGCGGCAACAGCGATTGGGCGGCGACCTATCAGTCGGTGCCGCGCTTGATCGACGAGCAACTGACCAGGCATGGCGCCCGCGCGGTCTATCCGCGCGGCGAGGGCGATGCGCGCAGCGATCTCGACGGCCAGTTCCAGAAGTGGTTCCCGGAGGCAGCCAAGGTCGCGACCAAGGAATTCGGCATCGACTGGAATTTCACCCGCACCGCCGAGGACGAGCCGCTCTACGCGATCGAGCCGGTGGCGCAGGGCGCGGTCAACACCATCGTGACGCAGGGCGGCGCGGTGCCGATGAAGGTGCTCGCCAACAACGAGCTGCAGACCAAGGACGGCGCGCATCCGTCGGAGCGCTCGACCCGGCATATCGAGGTCGAGTTGCCGGCCAGCCTGAAGTATCGCGTCGGCGATCATCTCAGCGTGGTGCCGCGCAACGATCCGACCTTGGTGGATTCCGTTGCGCGCCGGTTCGGCTTCCTGCCGGCCGACCAGATCCGCTTGCAGGTCTCGGAAGGCCGCCGCGCGCAACTGCCGGTCGGCAATGCGGTGTCGGTCGGGCGGCTGCTCACCGAATTCGTCGAGCTGCAGCAGGTCGCGACCCGGAAGCAGATCCAGATCATGGCCGAGCACACCCGCTGCCCGGTGACCAAGCCGAAGCTGACGGCCTATGTCGGCGACGACGACGCTTCGGCCGAACGCTATCGCACCGAAGTATTGGCCAAGCGCAAATCGGTGTTCGATCTGCTCGAGGAATATCCGGCCTGCGAGCTGCCGTTCCACCTCTACCTCGAAATGCTGTCGCTGCTGGCGCCGCGCTATTACTCGATCTCGTCGTCTCCGGCCGGCGAGGCGCAGCGCTGCAGTGTCACGGTCGGCGTGGTCGAGGCGCCTGCGAGCTCGGGCCACGGCATCTACAAGGGCGTCTGCTCGAACTATCTGGCGCGCCGTCGCGCCGGCGACACCGTCCACGCCACGATCAAGGAGACCAAGGCCGGCTTCCGCCTGCCGGACGACAATGCCGTGCCGATCATCATGATCGGCCCGGGCACCGGCCTCGCACCGTTCCGCGGCTTCCTGCAGGAGCGCGCCGCGCGCAAGGTGAAAGGCGCGACGCTCGGCCCTGCGATGCTGTTCTTTGGCTGCCGCCATCCGGAGCAGGACTTCATCTATGCGGATGAGCTGAAGGCGTTCGCGGCCGATGGCGTCACAGAGCTCCACACCGCTTTTTCGCGCGCCGAGGGGCCGAAAACCTATGTGCAGCACCTCGTCGCGGCGCAGAAGGATCGGGTCTGGGAGCTGATCGAGAAGGGCGCGATCGTCTACGTCTGCGGCGACGGCGGCAAGATGGAGCCCGACGTCAAGGCAACCTTAATGTCGATCTATCGCGAGCGCGCCGGTGCCGACGCCGATGCCGCCGCGCGCTGGATCGAGGAGATGGGCACAGGGAACCGCTACGTGCTCGACGTTTGGGCTGGCGGGTAGCCTTCGTCCAAGGTGCCCGCCATGTTACAAGCCGCCGCATGATTCCATGGGAAAAGATCGATACCGCGCGGATTCCCGGCACCGAAGATGAATTGCGTCTGATGCGGCGTGGCCGCGAGTTCTCGATCATGCTCGGCACCAACGAGCTGATGAACAGCCGTCTGTCGGGCTCGGAAGAGGCGCTGGCGACGCTTGCTGCGAAGAAAATCGAGCAGGTCGCAGCGCCGCATTTCCTGATCGGTGGCCTCGGCATGGGCTTCACGCTGCGGGCCGCGCTCAAGGTGCTTGGGGCCGAGGCGCAGATTATGGTGGCCGAGCTGGTGCCGGCGGTCGTTGCCTGGGCAAGAGGCCCGATGGCGGAGATTTTCGGCGACAGCCTGAGCGATCCCCGCGTGAGCATCGAGGAGGTGGATGTCGCCGACGTGATCGCGCGTCATCCGCGCACTTTCGATGCCATCCTGCTCGATGTCGACAACGGCCCCGAAGGCTTGACCCGCAAGGCCAATGACGGGCTGTACGACGTCTCCGGGCTCAAGGTCGCGCATGCCGCCTTGCGGCGCGGCGGCGTGCTCGCCGTCTGGTCGTCCGGTCCGAATGCCAAGTTCCCGAAAGCGCTGTCGCGGGCCGGGTTCGCGGTCAACGAGATTGCCGTCCGTGCCACCGGGCGAGGCCGCGGTGTACGCCACGTGATCTGGATCGCGGCCAAGGCGTAGCGGGCGTCGCTATTGCGATGCAACAAGATCGCCGGCCATGCGGCCGGGTTCTGACTGTATTGAAAACCGAGGGCGGTTGGGTTTCACTTGGCGGCAGGTGAGGCCTCGAGCCCTTGGACTCCCGGATGCAGGCGACGTCGAATTTTGGGGTGCAGGAGACGCACGGGATCCTGAACCGCTTCCAGGCCGAATTCCGTGGTTCGAGCGAAGGGCTCGGCTGGTCGTCGGCCTATGCCTCGGTGCAGCGTGAACGGCCGTTCGACGGGCACTTCCACGCGCTGTCCGACAATCTGATGGTGTTGCATCGGGGCGGTCCGGTCGACATCACCTATGTAATGGACGGCAAGTCGGTTGCCCGGCAGATTCCGCGCGGCGGCGTGTTCTTCCTGCCGGCCGGGCACACCTGCAACGTGGTGCTGCGTGAAGCGCTGGAATCCACCCACATCTATCTGCGCTCCGACCTGTTCGCCGGCCGGGACGGGGCTGCGAACCTGATCGGTGGGCTGGCCCCGATGCTCGGCAATCAGGACGCCGTGCTGGAGCATCTTGCCGCGGCGATCGGCGAGACCATCACCGGCGGCCTGCCGGCCTCGTCGCTGTTCGTCGATCCGATCGCGCAGGCGATCGCCAATCGCTTCGTCGCGATCAATTTCCACAAGCCGAGCGTGGAGGCCGGCAAGCATCCGAACCTGCTGAGCAACAGGCAGATGGCGCGCATCCGCGAGTTCGTCGACGCCAATCTCGACACCGATATCCGGCTCGACCAGCTGGCCGAGTTGTGCGGCCGCAGCACCGAATATTTCGTGCGCCTGTT
The window above is part of the Bradyrhizobium sp. PSBB068 genome. Proteins encoded here:
- a CDS encoding spermidine synthase codes for the protein MIPWEKIDTARIPGTEDELRLMRRGREFSIMLGTNELMNSRLSGSEEALATLAAKKIEQVAAPHFLIGGLGMGFTLRAALKVLGAEAQIMVAELVPAVVAWARGPMAEIFGDSLSDPRVSIEEVDVADVIARHPRTFDAILLDVDNGPEGLTRKANDGLYDVSGLKVAHAALRRGGVLAVWSSGPNAKFPKALSRAGFAVNEIAVRATGRGRGVRHVIWIAAKA
- a CDS encoding helix-turn-helix transcriptional regulator — encoded protein: MQATSNFGVQETHGILNRFQAEFRGSSEGLGWSSAYASVQRERPFDGHFHALSDNLMVLHRGGPVDITYVMDGKSVARQIPRGGVFFLPAGHTCNVVLREALESTHIYLRSDLFAGRDGAANLIGGLAPMLGNQDAVLEHLAAAIGETITGGLPASSLFVDPIAQAIANRFVAINFHKPSVEAGKHPNLLSNRQMARIREFVDANLDTDIRLDQLAELCGRSTEYFVRLFKATSGVSPYQYVLNLRIERARALLADETQSLADIALACGFSHQEHFTRMFRRFTGVTPGRYRRSH
- a CDS encoding cytochrome P450 yields the protein MASGNRLSPIPHPPTKPVVGNMLSLDSSAPVQHLVKLSKELGPIFWLDMMGAPLVIVSGHDLVDELSDEKRFDKAVRGSLRRVRAVGGDGLFTADTKEPNWSKAHNILLQPFGNRAMQSYHPSMVDIAEQLVKKWERLNADEEIEVVHDMTALTLDTIGLCGFDYRFNSFYRRDYHPFVESLVRSLETIMMTRGLPLEGLWMQKRRKTLADDVAFMNKMVDEIIAERRGNTAATDDKKDMLAAMMTGVDRATGEQLDDVNIRYQINTFLIAGHETTSGLLSCTIYALLKHPEVLKKAYEEVDRVLGPDVNARPTYQQVTQLTYITQCLKEALRLWPPAPAYGIAPLNDEMIGGKYKLKKNTFITILVMALHRDPSVWGPNPDVFDPENFSREAEAKRPINAWKPFGNGQRACIGRGFAMHEAALAIGMILQRFKLLDVHRYQMHLKETLTVKPDGFRIKVRPRDDRDRGAFAGSAGAVAAAPKAPRAPTTRPGHNTPMLVLYGSNLGSAEELATRMADLSEINGFATRLGPLDDYVGKLPEEGGVLIICASYNGAAPDNATQFVKWLESDLPKDAFAKVRYAVFGCGNSDWAATYQSVPRLIDEQLTRHGARAVYPRGEGDARSDLDGQFQKWFPEAAKVATKEFGIDWNFTRTAEDEPLYAIEPVAQGAVNTIVTQGGAVPMKVLANNELQTKDGAHPSERSTRHIEVELPASLKYRVGDHLSVVPRNDPTLVDSVARRFGFLPADQIRLQVSEGRRAQLPVGNAVSVGRLLTEFVELQQVATRKQIQIMAEHTRCPVTKPKLTAYVGDDDASAERYRTEVLAKRKSVFDLLEEYPACELPFHLYLEMLSLLAPRYYSISSSPAGEAQRCSVTVGVVEAPASSGHGIYKGVCSNYLARRRAGDTVHATIKETKAGFRLPDDNAVPIIMIGPGTGLAPFRGFLQERAARKVKGATLGPAMLFFGCRHPEQDFIYADELKAFAADGVTELHTAFSRAEGPKTYVQHLVAAQKDRVWELIEKGAIVYVCGDGGKMEPDVKATLMSIYRERAGADADAAARWIEEMGTGNRYVLDVWAGG